From Micrococcus porci, one genomic window encodes:
- a CDS encoding glutamate ABC transporter substrate-binding protein, with amino-acid sequence MARSRILSVAAVAAAAALSLSACSPSSSGGSGSASSASGSTAAQSGSSDTLRIGIKYDQPGLGFREGQNAPTGFDTDVARYVAGKLGVAEDKIEWVQTPSANRENALENGEVDMIFATYSITDARKQRVDFAGPYFVAGQDLLVRQDDTSITGPDSLNGKNLCSVTGSTSAQKIKDNYASGVNLVEQGGYAECVTYLESGQVDAVTTDDIILAGLAATDANKGKFKVVGQPFTTERYGVGLQKGSDKCKDINEAIKAMKDSGEWEKSLKANTEGTGYEYSEDKNSGADAEFEPCA; translated from the coding sequence ATGGCCCGTTCCCGCATCCTCTCCGTCGCCGCGGTGGCCGCCGCCGCGGCCCTGTCCCTCTCCGCCTGCTCCCCCTCCTCCTCGGGCGGCTCGGGCTCCGCGTCGTCCGCCTCCGGTTCGACCGCCGCCCAGTCCGGCTCCTCGGACACCCTCCGGATCGGCATCAAGTACGACCAGCCGGGCCTCGGCTTCCGTGAGGGCCAGAACGCGCCCACCGGCTTCGACACCGACGTCGCCCGCTACGTGGCAGGCAAGCTCGGCGTTGCCGAGGACAAGATCGAGTGGGTCCAGACCCCGTCCGCGAACCGCGAGAACGCCCTGGAGAACGGCGAGGTCGACATGATCTTCGCGACCTACTCCATCACCGACGCGCGCAAGCAGCGCGTGGACTTCGCCGGCCCCTACTTCGTGGCCGGCCAGGACCTGCTGGTCCGCCAGGACGACACCTCGATCACCGGCCCGGACTCCCTCAACGGCAAGAACCTGTGCTCCGTCACCGGCTCGACCTCCGCCCAGAAGATCAAGGACAACTACGCCTCCGGCGTGAACCTGGTCGAGCAGGGCGGCTACGCGGAGTGCGTGACCTACCTGGAGTCCGGCCAGGTGGACGCCGTGACCACGGACGACATCATCCTCGCCGGCCTCGCGGCGACCGACGCCAACAAGGGCAAGTTCAAGGTCGTCGGCCAGCCCTTCACCACCGAGCGCTACGGCGTCGGCCTGCAGAAGGGCTCGGACAAGTGCAAGGACATCAACGAGGCCATCAAGGCCATGAAGGACTCCGGCGAGTGGGAGAAGTCCCTGAAGGCCAACACCGAGGGCACCGGTTACGAGTACTCCGAGGACAAGAACTCCGGCGCCGACGCCGAGTTCGAGCCCTGCGCCTGA
- a CDS encoding amino acid ABC transporter ATP-binding protein yields MSEITSGTVHGSTAASGPAPAAASDALIRLEHVNKHFGEFHALKDIDLAIPRGQVAIVLGPSGSGKSTLCRTINRLETIDDDGGRILIDGRPLPSEGRELARLRAEVGMVFQSFNLFAHKSILENVTLGPIRVKGRKKAEAERHALELLERVGVAHQAKKMPAQLSGGQQQRVAIARALAMEPQALLFDEPTSALDPEMVQEVLDVMVGLAREGMTMVVVTHEMGFARKAGDRVVFMADGEILEDTDPESFFTRPQHPRAQEFLGKILVH; encoded by the coding sequence ATGAGCGAGATCACTTCCGGCACCGTCCACGGCTCCACGGCCGCCTCCGGCCCGGCGCCCGCCGCGGCCTCGGACGCCCTCATCCGGCTGGAGCACGTCAACAAGCACTTCGGCGAGTTCCATGCCCTCAAGGACATCGACCTCGCCATCCCGCGCGGCCAGGTGGCCATCGTCCTGGGGCCGTCCGGCTCGGGCAAGTCCACCCTCTGCCGCACCATCAACCGTCTCGAGACCATCGACGACGACGGCGGCCGCATCCTCATCGACGGCCGGCCCCTGCCGTCCGAGGGGCGCGAACTCGCCCGCCTGCGGGCCGAGGTCGGCATGGTCTTCCAGTCCTTCAACCTCTTCGCGCACAAGTCAATCCTCGAGAACGTCACCCTGGGCCCCATCCGGGTGAAGGGCAGGAAGAAGGCGGAGGCCGAGCGTCACGCCCTCGAGCTGCTCGAGCGCGTGGGCGTGGCCCACCAGGCCAAGAAGATGCCCGCCCAGCTCTCCGGCGGCCAGCAGCAGCGCGTGGCCATCGCCCGCGCCCTGGCCATGGAGCCGCAGGCGCTGCTCTTCGACGAGCCCACGTCCGCCCTGGACCCGGAGATGGTCCAGGAGGTCCTCGACGTCATGGTCGGCCTGGCCCGCGAGGGCATGACCATGGTCGTCGTGACCCACGAGATGGGCTTCGCCCGCAAGGCCGGCGACCGGGTCGTCTTCATGGCGGACGGCGAGATCCTCGAGGACACCGACCCCGAGTCCTTCTTCACCCGCCCTCAGCACCCCCGCGCCCAGGAATTCCTGGGCAAGATCCTCGTCCACTGA
- a CDS encoding TIGR00730 family Rossman fold protein, producing the protein MTDKPDPARADRVDRHRVHRGGQILRGDAAASPTFDQLLLDARRAPAGKTRTPSTSSTSDAWRVLRIQSEFVEGFGTLADLGPAISVFGSARTGEGTDEYALGVEIGRRLAEEGWAVITGGGPGAMESANRGADEAGGVSVGLGIELPFETGLNPWVGIGVDFRYFFARKVMFLRYAQGFVVLPGGFGTLDELFEALTLVQTGTVTRFPVVLVGTEFWGPLVDWIRGTLTARGMISPGDADLITVVDTAEEAVAHVSATCGGARA; encoded by the coding sequence ATGACCGACAAGCCCGATCCCGCCCGCGCGGACCGCGTGGACCGTCACCGCGTGCACCGCGGCGGCCAGATCCTGCGGGGGGACGCGGCGGCGTCCCCCACCTTCGACCAGCTCCTGCTCGACGCGCGGCGGGCGCCGGCCGGGAAGACCCGTACGCCCTCGACCTCGTCCACCTCGGACGCCTGGCGGGTGCTGCGCATCCAGTCGGAGTTCGTCGAGGGGTTCGGCACGCTGGCGGACCTCGGGCCGGCGATCTCCGTGTTCGGCTCGGCCCGCACGGGTGAGGGCACGGACGAGTACGCGCTCGGCGTCGAGATCGGCCGTCGGCTGGCGGAGGAGGGCTGGGCCGTCATCACCGGCGGCGGGCCGGGGGCCATGGAGTCCGCGAACCGCGGCGCGGACGAGGCCGGCGGCGTGTCCGTCGGCCTGGGGATCGAGCTGCCGTTCGAGACCGGGCTGAACCCGTGGGTCGGGATCGGGGTGGACTTCCGCTACTTCTTCGCCCGCAAGGTCATGTTCCTGCGCTACGCCCAGGGGTTCGTCGTCCTGCCCGGCGGGTTCGGGACGCTGGACGAGCTCTTCGAGGCTCTCACCCTGGTCCAGACCGGGACGGTCACCCGCTTCCCCGTGGTGCTCGTGGGCACGGAGTTCTGGGGGCCGCTCGTGGACTGGATCCGCGGCACCCTGACGGCGCGCGGCATGATCTCGCCGGGGGACGCGGACCTCATCACGGTGGTGGACACGGCCGAGGAGGCCGTGGCCCACGTCAGCGCGACGTGCGGGGGTGCCCGCGCATGA
- a CDS encoding cell division protein DivIVA → MTQPIWIAVLVVAVVAVAALAAAALGRALPRPADPAGQAPPHPVLLPEHPRAADVDRLRLATAVPGYQRDQVDEVLARLRAALAADEERIAALEARLGEGDGVGR, encoded by the coding sequence ATGACGCAGCCGATCTGGATCGCCGTCCTCGTCGTGGCCGTCGTCGCCGTCGCCGCGCTGGCGGCCGCCGCCCTGGGCCGCGCCCTGCCCCGGCCCGCCGACCCCGCAGGGCAGGCCCCGCCCCACCCGGTGCTGCTGCCGGAGCACCCGCGCGCCGCCGACGTCGACCGCCTGCGGCTGGCCACGGCGGTGCCCGGCTACCAGCGGGATCAGGTCGATGAGGTGCTCGCCCGGCTGCGGGCGGCGCTCGCCGCCGACGAGGAGCGCATCGCCGCCCTGGAGGCCCGCCTGGGCGAGGGGGACGGCGTCGGGCGGTGA
- a CDS encoding DUF3117 domain-containing protein, which produces MAAMKPRTGDGPMEVTKEGRSLIMRVPIDGGGRLVLEINADEAKELQQCLEGVTQA; this is translated from the coding sequence ATGGCCGCCATGAAGCCCCGCACCGGGGACGGTCCCATGGAAGTGACCAAGGAGGGCCGCAGCCTCATCATGCGCGTCCCGATCGACGGCGGCGGACGCCTGGTCCTGGAGATCAACGCCGACGAGGCCAAGGAGCTCCAGCAGTGCCTCGAGGGCGTCACCCAGGCCTGA
- a CDS encoding O-methyltransferase encodes MSALHPQPTDKHASWAWAEARTAESEVLLRARERSAELGVRAVGEGTSALLTVLAATRAPSAVVEIGTGAGVSGLALMRGLPERTVLTTVDPDAEAQRAAREAFSEAHLPTSRTRMISGRSRLVLPRLTTGAYEMVVVDGEPASRAFDVEQAARMLAPGGLLVVVDALDSDRVPRAAVREDSTVSARDVDRLVREDEAWVSAVVPTGTGVLLAVRR; translated from the coding sequence ATGAGCGCCCTGCATCCCCAGCCCACCGACAAGCACGCCTCCTGGGCGTGGGCCGAGGCCCGCACCGCGGAGTCCGAGGTCCTGCTGCGCGCCCGGGAGCGCTCCGCGGAGCTGGGCGTCCGTGCGGTCGGCGAGGGGACGTCGGCGCTGCTCACCGTCCTGGCGGCCACCCGGGCGCCTTCGGCCGTCGTCGAGATCGGTACCGGCGCCGGCGTCTCGGGGCTCGCGCTGATGCGCGGGCTGCCGGAGCGCACCGTGCTCACCACGGTGGACCCCGACGCCGAGGCCCAGCGCGCCGCCCGCGAGGCCTTCTCCGAGGCGCACCTGCCCACCAGCCGGACGCGCATGATCTCGGGCCGCTCCCGCCTGGTCCTCCCCCGCCTCACCACGGGCGCGTACGAGATGGTCGTGGTGGACGGCGAGCCCGCCTCCCGGGCCTTCGACGTGGAGCAGGCGGCCCGCATGCTCGCCCCCGGCGGGCTGCTGGTGGTCGTCGACGCCCTGGACTCGGACCGCGTGCCGCGCGCGGCGGTCCGGGAGGACTCCACCGTCTCCGCCCGGGACGTCGACCGCCTGGTCCGGGAGGACGAGGCGTGGGTCTCGGCCGTGGTCCCCACGGGCACGGGGGTCCTGCTGGCCGTGCGCCGCTGA